One stretch of Harmonia axyridis chromosome 1, icHarAxyr1.1, whole genome shotgun sequence DNA includes these proteins:
- the LOC123673323 gene encoding uncharacterized protein LOC123673323 produces the protein MSLNPNYLKQNELAYEIAIRGIEIPSSVDDKRKILRGLLSQESSDRSFTVLSDPFSFKENVEGIKESLTDLKEICAKFNSNSPQIDHKRILTRLTHVTGRIQRLSVDKDDESAIRQNLYKEVLMLESDIAEKVSPSEAHFPSTSTPVKSAGLHHPLSPVNAPTNSKCIPVYKWGLKKFSGKEPLIPFLELVESLKVSRGCTDSDLFDSAGDLFENDAWTWWHNNHIKNRFLNWNELVDALKSTFLHSNYDSMLLQDIKSRKQNPRESVALYITFMEAQFYRLNKCPSEIEMDIASVSQLTSLCRRVEDALCLSVSNQLGELQVSETRSNVRCWNCGVENHRYNECRKLRTRFCFGCGQRNVIKSNCPRCSKNEQRVHNPAGIGGPSSQKPAPKPKQKSNQKKN, from the exons ATGTCTCTCAACCCAAATTATCTAAAACAAAATGAACTCGCTTATGAGATTGCGATTCGAGGTATTGAGATCCCGTCATCAGTGGATGACAAACGTAAAATTTTGAGAGGTTTACTTTCACAAGAATCCTCAGATCGTAGTTTCACTGTCTTGTCTGATCCTttttccttcaaagaaaatgttgaaggcATTAAAGAGAGTTTAACAGATTTGAAGGAGATTTGCGCtaagttcaattcaaattctCCTCAAATTGATCACAAACGTATACTCACTCGTTTAACTCATGTAACTGGTAGAATTCAACGGCTATCGGTTGATAAAGATGATGAATCTGCTATCAGACAGAATCTTTATAAAGAAGTCCTTATGTTGGAGTCTGATATAGCAGAAAAGGTGTCCCCTTCTGAAGCTCATTTTCCTTCTACCTCAACACCTGTGAAGTCTGCAGGTTTGCATCATCCTCTGTCTCCTGTCAACGCTCCAACTAATTCTAAATGTATACCTGTTTATAAGTGgggtttaaaaaagttttcgggAAAGGAACCATTAATCCCATTCTTGGAGTTGGTTGAGTCCCTTAAGGTTTCTAGAGGTTGTACAGATTCGGACCTATTCGACTCTGCTGGGGATTTGTTTGAAAATGATGCGTGGACTTGGTGGCATAACAACCACATCAAGAATCGTTTCCTGAACTGGAACGAACTCGTTGATGCCCTGAAATCCACATTTTTGCATAGTAATTATGACTCAATGTTATTGCAGGATATCAAATCTCGTAAGCAGAATCCTCGAGAGTCAGTTGCGCTGTATATCACTTTTATGGAGGCACAATTTTATAGATTAAATAAATGTCCTTCAGAGATTGAAATG GATATTGCATCAGTATCTCAGCTGACATCTCTTTGTAGGAGAGTTGAGGATGCTCTCTGTTTAAGCGTTTCAAATCAGTTGGGAGAGCTCCAGGTGTCTGAAACTCGATCTAATGTCAGATGTTGGAACTGTGGTGTGGAAAACCATCGTTACAACGAATGTAGGAAGTTGAGAACGCGCTTCTGCTTTGGTTGCGGTCAGAGGAACGTTATCAAGTCCAACTGTCCTCGGTGTTCAAAAAACGAACAGAGGGTCCACAATCCCGCAGGTATTGGAGGCCCCTCAAGTCAAAAACCTGCTCCAAaaccgaaacagaaatcgaatcAGAAGAAGAATTAA